Proteins encoded within one genomic window of Rhododendron vialii isolate Sample 1 chromosome 1a, ASM3025357v1:
- the LOC131328268 gene encoding uncharacterized protein LOC131328268: MVNSSCSRFFRVDAHCSSIDVKSQWYKDDPFVFPSQVQQVFYIADTKLGNNYRFVVEDPPIVTSLRRNDIEPAIIREEEDHSDEDEEDLMGDLDDEEKRKKIKVILMMILTVIYMYAYIWVTKYVVVWIQIIYSYFAGASSVKRRRVRGPTRGKRIRRIIVKNKGERILAYVTPEIRVFCGNNANKVASQVGTQIRWICPIMGFYPLWKSVDSTLKDAILQVVREKIKVTENEVESTELVEEVFHEKANLLYKDWKWRMDDFYAKTLCDSKGAYQHPFQETPTDDWKYMIDHVFKDPKRKVN; encoded by the exons ATGGTCAATTCCAGTTGCAGTAGATTTTTTCGGGTTGATGCACATTGCTCAAGCATTGATGTAAAAAGTCAATGGTATAAGGATGACCCATTCGTTTTTCCAAGTCAAGTCCAACAAGTATTCTACATTGCAGATACAAAGTTGG GAAATAACTACAGATTTGTTGTTGAAGATCCTCCCATCGTAACCTCTTTGAGGAGAAATGATATTGAACCTGCAATTATTAGGGAGGAAGAAGATCATAGCGATGAGGATGAAGAAGACCTAATGGGTGATCTAGACGATgaagaaaagaggaagaaaatcaAAGTGATTCTGATGATGATTTTGAC AGTTATCTACATGTATGCTTACATATGGGTGACAAAG TATGTGGTAGTTTGGATACAAATTATTTACTCTTATTTTGCAGGTGCATCTTCAGTAAAGCGGCGGCGTGTGCGAGGGCCAACACGTGGAAAAAGAATTAGAAGGATAATTGTTAAGAATAAAGGGGAGAGGATCCTAGCTTATGTGACACCGGAAATAAGAGTATTTTGCGGAAACAATGCAAACAAGGTGGCAAGTCAAGTAGGGACACAAATTAGGTGGATATGTCCTATTATGGGATTTTACCCCTTGTGGAAAAGTGTTGATTCAACGTTGAAAGATGCCATCTTACAAGTGGTCCGG GAGAAAATTAAAGTCACCGAAAATGAAGTTGAGTCTACTGAGTTAGTTGAGGAAGTTTTTCATGAAAAGGCAAATCTACTCTACAAAGATTGGAAATGGAGAATGGACGATTTCTATGCAAAGACATTGTGCGATAGCAAAGGCGCATATCAGCATCCTTTTCAAGAGACACCCACAGATGACTGGAAGTACATGATCGATCATGTATTCAAGGATCCAAAACGAAAGGTTAATTGA